A stretch of the Rosa rugosa chromosome 5, drRosRugo1.1, whole genome shotgun sequence genome encodes the following:
- the LOC133710273 gene encoding uncharacterized protein LOC133710273 isoform X2, whose protein sequence is MTPDSRKVGTGMAASPSPFLTPRPEKRRGTLDWNSNHKDKDKEVNVQVVLRCRVYHMKCFRISKQPLLLPHQLIQNSYFCKNQLGKTKFLMLKLVQQARGDVVPRLLKVQKSSFNSGIACRRFKSHVMQLEALLRGVAPMLTAIG, encoded by the exons ATGACGCCTGATTCTAGGAAAGTTGGGACGGGGATGGCAGCATCCCCATCTCCTTTTCTCACGCCTCGGCCCGAAAAGCGGCGTGGTACTCTTGATTGGAATTCGAATCACAAGGATAAGGATAAGGAAGTTAATGTGCAAGTTGTGCTCAGATGCAG AGTCTATCATATGAAGTGTTTTCGTATTTCAAAACAACCATTACTTCTTCCTCACCAGCTCATCCAGAATTCATATTTCTGCAAGAACCAG TTGGGGAAAACAAAATTCTTGATGCTAAAACTGGTTCAGCAAGCAAGAGGCGACGTAGTACCAAGACTGTTAAAAGTGCAGAAATCATCATTTAACAG TGGTATAGCGTGCAGGAGGTTCAAAAGTCATGTTATGCAACTTGAAGCCCTATTGAGAGGAGTGGCGCCAATGTTGACAGCAATAG
- the LOC133710273 gene encoding uncharacterized protein LOC133710273 isoform X1, whose amino-acid sequence MTPDSRKVGTGMAASPSPFLTPRPEKRRGTLDWNSNHKDKDKEVNVQVVLRCRVYHMKCFRISKQPLLLPHQLIQNSYFCKNQLGKTKFLMLKLVQQARGDVVPRLLKVQKSSFNSGIACRRFKSHVMQLEALLRGVAPMLTAIGLVPSFLATDFDYGLLVYSTSKECCVV is encoded by the exons ATGACGCCTGATTCTAGGAAAGTTGGGACGGGGATGGCAGCATCCCCATCTCCTTTTCTCACGCCTCGGCCCGAAAAGCGGCGTGGTACTCTTGATTGGAATTCGAATCACAAGGATAAGGATAAGGAAGTTAATGTGCAAGTTGTGCTCAGATGCAG AGTCTATCATATGAAGTGTTTTCGTATTTCAAAACAACCATTACTTCTTCCTCACCAGCTCATCCAGAATTCATATTTCTGCAAGAACCAG TTGGGGAAAACAAAATTCTTGATGCTAAAACTGGTTCAGCAAGCAAGAGGCGACGTAGTACCAAGACTGTTAAAAGTGCAGAAATCATCATTTAACAG TGGTATAGCGTGCAGGAGGTTCAAAAGTCATGTTATGCAACTTGAAGCCCTATTGAGAGGAGTGGCGCCAATGTTGACAGCAATAGGTTTGGTTCCATCATTTCTAGCAACAGATTTTGATTATGGCTTATTAGTTTACTCTACAAGTAAGGAATGTTGCGTGGTCTGA
- the LOC133710273 gene encoding uncharacterized protein LOC133710273 isoform X4 → MTPDSRKVGTGMAASPSPFLTPRPEKRRGTLDWNSNHKDKDKEVNVQVVLRCRVYHMKCFRISKQPLLLPHQLIQNSYFCKNQLGKTKFLMLKLVQQARGDVVPRLLKVQKSSFNRVCAAVNNIL, encoded by the exons ATGACGCCTGATTCTAGGAAAGTTGGGACGGGGATGGCAGCATCCCCATCTCCTTTTCTCACGCCTCGGCCCGAAAAGCGGCGTGGTACTCTTGATTGGAATTCGAATCACAAGGATAAGGATAAGGAAGTTAATGTGCAAGTTGTGCTCAGATGCAG AGTCTATCATATGAAGTGTTTTCGTATTTCAAAACAACCATTACTTCTTCCTCACCAGCTCATCCAGAATTCATATTTCTGCAAGAACCAG TTGGGGAAAACAAAATTCTTGATGCTAAAACTGGTTCAGCAAGCAAGAGGCGACGTAGTACCAAGACTGTTAAAAGTGCAGAAATCATCATTTAACAG GGTCTGTGCTGCTGTGAATAATATTCTTTAG
- the LOC133710273 gene encoding uncharacterized protein LOC133710273 isoform X3, producing MQSLSYEVFSYFKTTITSSSPAHPEFIFLQEPGQVKMGHLKLGKTKFLMLKLVQQARGDVVPRLLKVQKSSFNSGIACRRFKSHVMQLEALLRGVAPMLTAIGLVPSFLATDFDYGLLVYSTSKECCVV from the exons ATGCAG AGTCTATCATATGAAGTGTTTTCGTATTTCAAAACAACCATTACTTCTTCCTCACCAGCTCATCCAGAATTCATATTTCTGCAAGAACCAG GCCAAGTAAAAATGGGACACTTGAAG TTGGGGAAAACAAAATTCTTGATGCTAAAACTGGTTCAGCAAGCAAGAGGCGACGTAGTACCAAGACTGTTAAAAGTGCAGAAATCATCATTTAACAG TGGTATAGCGTGCAGGAGGTTCAAAAGTCATGTTATGCAACTTGAAGCCCTATTGAGAGGAGTGGCGCCAATGTTGACAGCAATAGGTTTGGTTCCATCATTTCTAGCAACAGATTTTGATTATGGCTTATTAGTTTACTCTACAAGTAAGGAATGTTGCGTGGTCTGA